A stretch of DNA from Longimicrobium terrae:
CGGCCGGGCTCCATCATCGTCGTGTCCGACGGGGAGGCGCTGGAGCCCATGAGCATGGTGCAGCTCGCGCTGGAGCAGGCGGTGCAGCGGCGCATCGCGGTGCACACCATCGGGATCGGCACGGCGGCGGGCGGGCCGGTGCCGGACGTGGATCCCGCGACGGGGCGGAGGCGCGGCTTCAAGAAGGACCCGGAAACCGGGGAAGAAGCCGTATCGCGGATGGCGGAATCCGTGCTGGCCGACATCGCGCAGGCGACGGGCGGGACCTTTCACGCCAACCCCGATACGCGGGCGACCGAGCAGCTGGCCGCAGTGGCATCATCGGGCGGGGCGGGAAAGGGACGGGGCGCCACGTACGCGGACAATCGCTACGAATGGTTCCTGGGACTGGCGCTGGTGCTGATCGCGCTGGACGCACTGCTGGACCACGCGCGTCCGCAAAGGAAGGATCGATGAGAGGGATGATGATCGCGGCGCTGGCCGCCGGGTTGGTCGGCGGGGGCGTGCTGGCGGAGGCGGAGCGGGCGTACGGGCGCGGCGACTACGCGGCGGCCGCGGCGGCGTACGCGCGCGCGGTGGCGGCTGGCGATACATCCGCGGCGGTGAGGTACAATCTGGGGACCTCGCTGCTGCGGCTGGGGCGGTACGACGAGGCACGGCCGCATCTGGAGGCCGCGGCGCGCGGCGGACGGATCGCGGGTCGCGCGGCGTACAACGCGGGGAACACGGATCTGGTGCCCGCCGCGGCGGGAAAGGCGCCTGCGGAGCAGCGCGAGCCGGCGCTGCGGCGAGCGGTCACTCGCTATCGGCAGGCGCTGCTGCACGATCCGGCGGACGCGGACGCGCGGTGGAATCTGGAACTGGCGCAGCGGCTGCTGGATGCGGAGCGGAAGAAGGGCGGGGGAGGGGGCGGCGGCGGATCGCCGAAGCCGGATCCCGACCCGGACAGCGGTGGCGGGAAAGCGCCGGCTCCGGCCAATCCGCCGCCGTCTTCGCCCGGCCCCGGCGGCCCGGGCGGAATGACGCCGGAGCAGGCGGAGCAGGTGCTGGACGGCGCGGCGCGGCGCGAGCAGCAGGTGCAGCGCCGCGAGCTGAAGCGCGACGCCCAGACCCCCGCCGGCGTGCGCGACTGGTGATGCGCGGACCGTCGTCCGCGGGAAGACGAACGCGATCAGGCGGTTGATGGGGAAGAGGACGCGCGGCGCGGGTGCGGTGTGCCTCGGAAGGTTGGCTCGTGCGGAAAGCAGATCCTTCGTCGGCGCCGGGCTGTGAGCGCGCGGACGCTCTCGTGACCGCCTCCTCAGGATGACATGGCTTGAAGGCTGTAAGTAATTGGGGGACAACAACATGTAATCTTGAGGAGGCGCCGGAGGCACCTGCTCTCGCCTCATAGTCTGGGGCCGACGAAGGGTCCGCTTCCCGCGCGAGAACGGGCGTGCCTGTCGCGACGTTGGCTCGGCGGATGGTAGATCCTTCGGTCGCGCATGGTCTTGGCGGGCAGGAGAAAGCGGCGCACGCTCCCTCAGGATGACGCCTCTCGGCGCCTGGTTTGCGCACCCAAGGTCCGGCGCGCACCTTCCTTTCGTACTTTCGTACTTTCGTACTCACGCACCGCACTAACGCACTCACGCACCCAGCACTCACGCACTTCCCCGGTTGACAAACTCCCCCGCACCCCGTAGTTTCCCCGACGAGAAATGCAGGAAAGCGGAAACCGGCAGGTTTCCCACCTTTCGGCTCAGCGCCCCAGGGCGCTTCGATGCTGCCAGGTCCGCGTGATGCGCGACGCACGATCCGGCCTTGTCAAAAGGCGCGGCGGCGTTGGCGCATGGACGGATCTGAATGGTTTCAGATCCGTCTTTTTGTTTTGCACCTGATCCCGGAGAGCGGCGTATCAACGAGAAGACGCGTGTGAACCGGCAGATCCGCATCAGCCCCGTCCGGGTGATCAGCCCCGACAGTGAGCAGCTGGGGATTCTGCCGATCGAACGGGCGCTGGAGATCGCGGAGGAACTGGGCCTGGACCTGGTGGAAGTCGCACCGCTGGCCCGTCCGCCGGTCTGCCGCATCATGGACTACGGCAAGTTCAAGTACGAGGAGCAGCGTCAGGCGCGCGATGCGCGCAAGAAGCAGCACCACGTGCAGCTCAAGGAAGTCAAGATGCGCCCGGCGATCGAGGATCACGACTTCGAGTTCAAGGTGCGCCACGCCCGCAAGTTCCTTGAAGAGGGGAACAAGGTCAAGCTGACCATGATGTTCCGCGGGCGTCAGATGGCTCACCCGGAGTTCGGGCGCCAGGTGCTGGACCGGGTGTTCCAGGAGCTGCAGGACATGAGCAAGGTGGAAGCCCACCCCATGCTCGAGGGCCGCAGCATGATCATGGTACTGGCCCCCCTGGCCAAGCCGCAGGCCGCTCCGGCGCCGCGTGGCGACAAGGGAACCGACGAGGCGGCAGCGCCCGCACCGGCCGCTCCGGCGCCGGCCAGGCCCGCGCCTCCGGCCGCCAGTCAGCAGCCGAGCAGCTAACCAAACCGCCCTTCACGGCGGACGACGAGGAAGTTCAATGCCCAAGATGAAGAGCCACCGCGGTGCCGCGAAGCGCTTCAAGGTCACGGCCAAGGGCCGGGTGAAGCGTGGCAGCGCGTACCACAGCCACATCCTGACCAAGAAGTCGCCGAAGCGGAAGCGGAACCTGCGCGGCACCACCATGCTGGCCCATGCCGACGAGAAGCGCGTAAAGCGCCTTCTTGCCTCCTGAGCCGCCCACGCACCCGACTTTCGTAACCCGGAAGGGATGAGGATATGCCCCGCGTAAAAACCAACGTCGCCCGCCTCAAGCGGAAGAACCAGATCCTTGAGCACGCCAAGGGGTATTTTGGCCGCCGCAAGAATCTGTACAAGACCGCCAAGGAGGCCGTGGAGCGCGCGCGCAAGTACGCGTACCGCGACCGCAAGAACCGCAAGCGCGAGTTCCGCCGCCTGTGGATCATCCGCATCAACGCGGCCGCGCGCATGAACGACATGTCGTACTCGCGCTTCATCGACGGCCTGAACAAGGCCGGCATTCAGATCGACCGCAAGTCGCTCGCCGACATCGCGGTCCGCGATCCGAACGCCTTTGCCCAGCTCGCCACCGCCGCCAAGACGGCCCAGAGCTGAGCAGGTCTGCTCGACTGTCCGTACAAGCGGCGCCGGAACGTTCCGGCGCCGCTTTTTCGTCGCTCCGGGGGTAGCCAAACCCGTCCCGGATCGCTCAATTGCGGAGCCGTTCCGCATCCACCCCGGTCACCGCAGCTGATGCGTACTCCCGTCCTCCTTGGCGCCTGCGCCCTGCTCGCCGGCGGCTGCATCGCGGACGACGGCTCCGGGGCGGTCTACGCGCCCGAGCGCGTGATCTGGGTGCGGGGAGCCGGGTATCGGCACGAGGTGTTCCTGTCCCGGTCGCCGGTGCTGGTTCCCGCCTTCGCGGGGGAGGGCGGCACGTGCGAGCACTATCCCCAAGGCTCCGGCGACATGAAGGTCACGCTGCCGGCCCCGGAGAACGGCGAGCGTGTCGTCTTTCTGAGGACTGGGGTCCACGGCCTGGATGCCTTCACCGAGATGCGGCGAGCGCCCAACCAGGACCTGACCATGATCACCATCCTCCCGCAAGAAAGAACGGGGACGGTCGTCTCGAAGTCCCTGCGGTTCGGCGACACGACGGTGGTGGGCGTCGGCACGGCGGAGGAGGTGATGGAAAGCGAGGCGCTGGGCCATCCGCGCCAGCTGATTGAACGGATCCTGGCCCTCTGCGGCCAGGCATGGAAGTGAACCACACGAGTGACGGGGCCATGATCGTCGACGAGTTGATCGCCCAGCTTCAGGAGCTGCAGGGGCAGGGCAGTGAAGCGGTGGCCGCGGCGGGGAACGCCGAGGCGCTGGACGCGCTCCGCATCGAGTACCTGGGCCGCAAGGGCCGGCTTACGGGCATCCTGCGCCGCCTGGGCGAGCTGGGCGCCGACGAGCGCCCCCGCGTGGGCGCCGAAGCCAATCGCGTAAAGGACGCGCTCAGCACGCTGCTGGACGAGCGCGCCGCCGCGTACGCCGTCGCCGCCGACACGGGCCCGCGGGTGGATCTGAGCCTTCCCGGCCGCGCGCGGTGGACGGGGCAGGTGCACCCGGTGACGCTGGTGATCGACGAGATCTGCGAGATCTTTCGCGACCTGGGCTTCAGCCGCGTGGCGGGCCCGGAAATGGAGACGCAGACCTACAACTTCAGCAAGCTGAACATTCCGCTGGACCATCCGGCCGCGGACATGCACGACAGCTTCTACCTGACGGACGAGGTGCTGCTGCGGACTCATACGTCTCCCGTGCAGGCGCGGGTGATGGAGCAGTTCGCGCCGCCCATCCGCGTGGTCGTCCCCGGCACGGTTTATCGCCGCGACCCGTTCGACGCCAGCCACGCCCCCGCCTTCGAGCAGGTGGAAGGCCTCGCGGTGGATGAAGGCATCACCTTCGCCGACTTCAAGGCGACCATCAGCGCGTTCGTGCGCCGCTTCTTTGGCAACGACGCCAAGACGCGCTTCCGCCCCTCGTACTTCCCCTTCACCGAGCCGTCGGCGGAGGTGGACGTGAGCTGCCAAATCTGCGGCGGCCGCGGGTGCAGCGCGTGCAAGCACACGGGGTGGATGGAGATCATGGGCGCCGGGATGGTGCACCCCAACGTGTTCGAGGCCGCCGGCTACGATCCGGAGCGCTACACCGGCTACGCGTTCGGCATGGGTCCGGGCCGCATCGCCATGCAGCGCTACGGGATTCCCGACATCCGGCTGCTGTACGAGAGCGACATGCGGTTTCTGGGGCAGTTCTAACGGCAGGGAATAGGGAATAGGGAATAGGGAATAGGGGGAACGGCTCCCCGCCCGAAGCCTTGTTCCCGGTTCCCGGGCTTCGGATCGTCAATCGAGCAAACAACGGAAACAGGGCAGGGCGCGGACACTGATCCGTTTGTCAGTTCCTATTCCCTATTCCCTACTCCCTATTCCCTGTCAGTTCCATGAACATCTCCTATCGCTGGCTCCAGTCCCTCGCGCCCGGGCTCCGCGGCACACCGCAGGAACTCGCGGAGCGCCTGGCCCTGCTCGGCGCGCCGGTGGACGAGATCACCGACCTGGGCGCGGACATCGGCGACGTCGTCATCGCGCGCGTGGAAGACGTCCGCCAGCACCCCAACGCCGACCGGCTGCGCGTCTGCACCGTCAACGCGGGCGGGGCGGAGACGCTGCAGGTCGTGTGCGGCGCGCCCAACGTGGAGGCGGGCGGGCTGTATCCGTTCGCGCCCATCGGCGCCACGCTGCCGGGCGGGCTTGAGATCAAGAAGGCCAAGCTGCGCGGCGAGGTGTCGGAGGGAATGCTCTGCTCCGCGCGCGAACTGGGCCTGGGGCGCGATCATGGCGGATTGATGACGCTGCACGGCGACTTTGCTCCCGGCGCGAACTTCCGCCAGGTGCTGGGGCTGGATGATCACCTGCTCGTCGTCGATGTCACGCCCAACCGCGGCGAGCTGCTTTCGCACGTGGGCGTGGCGCGCGAGGTGGCCCCCGGCGGCGTGGACGGCGTGGCGCTCCCCTCGTTCGGCGGGAAGGCCGCATCGTATTCCGTCACGCCCGGGCGCAAACACTGCGACGCGCTGGGGATGAACGTGGAGATCGAGGATGAGGACGCCTGCATGCGCTACATGGGCGCCATCGTCCGCGGGGTGAAGGTAGGGCCGTCGCCGGAGTGGCTGGCGTCGCGGCTGCGCGCGGTGGGCCTGCGCCCCATCAACAACGTGGTGGATGCGACCAACTACGTCCTGCACGAGTTGGGGCAGCCCATCCACGCGTTCGATCTGGCCAAGCTGCGCGGCAGCCGCATTTCCGTCCGCGCGGCGCGGGACGGGGAGACGCTGACCACGCTGGACGGGGTGGACCGCCCGCTCGCCGCGAC
This window harbors:
- a CDS encoding tetratricopeptide repeat protein; the encoded protein is MRGMMIAALAAGLVGGGVLAEAERAYGRGDYAAAAAAYARAVAAGDTSAAVRYNLGTSLLRLGRYDEARPHLEAAARGGRIAGRAAYNAGNTDLVPAAAGKAPAEQREPALRRAVTRYRQALLHDPADADARWNLELAQRLLDAERKKGGGGGGGGSPKPDPDPDSGGGKAPAPANPPPSSPGPGGPGGMTPEQAEQVLDGAARREQQVQRRELKRDAQTPAGVRDW
- the infC gene encoding translation initiation factor IF-3 produces the protein MNRQIRISPVRVISPDSEQLGILPIERALEIAEELGLDLVEVAPLARPPVCRIMDYGKFKYEEQRQARDARKKQHHVQLKEVKMRPAIEDHDFEFKVRHARKFLEEGNKVKLTMMFRGRQMAHPEFGRQVLDRVFQELQDMSKVEAHPMLEGRSMIMVLAPLAKPQAAPAPRGDKGTDEAAAPAPAAPAPARPAPPAASQQPSS
- the rpmI gene encoding 50S ribosomal protein L35, translated to MPKMKSHRGAAKRFKVTAKGRVKRGSAYHSHILTKKSPKRKRNLRGTTMLAHADEKRVKRLLAS
- the rplT gene encoding 50S ribosomal protein L20; this translates as MPRVKTNVARLKRKNQILEHAKGYFGRRKNLYKTAKEAVERARKYAYRDRKNRKREFRRLWIIRINAAARMNDMSYSRFIDGLNKAGIQIDRKSLADIAVRDPNAFAQLATAAKTAQS
- the pheS gene encoding phenylalanine--tRNA ligase subunit alpha, with product MIVDELIAQLQELQGQGSEAVAAAGNAEALDALRIEYLGRKGRLTGILRRLGELGADERPRVGAEANRVKDALSTLLDERAAAYAVAADTGPRVDLSLPGRARWTGQVHPVTLVIDEICEIFRDLGFSRVAGPEMETQTYNFSKLNIPLDHPAADMHDSFYLTDEVLLRTHTSPVQARVMEQFAPPIRVVVPGTVYRRDPFDASHAPAFEQVEGLAVDEGITFADFKATISAFVRRFFGNDAKTRFRPSYFPFTEPSAEVDVSCQICGGRGCSACKHTGWMEIMGAGMVHPNVFEAAGYDPERYTGYAFGMGPGRIAMQRYGIPDIRLLYESDMRFLGQF